The sequence CGACGTGAACAACATCCCCCTTCTGAAGCAGGAATACTCCAAAGAGAAGGAGCTGCTTGAGAATCTGGAGTTTCCGGCTGGAGATGCCGAGTTGCTCGATCTGATGGCGGAGGAGCTGGATGCCATCGGAGCTTTCCCCGGGCCATATGACTTCATGCTCTGGGAGGTGTTGTCCGAACGCCTGTCCTTCTGGCTGGTGGGACGAACGGACCAGGATCCGGAGCGAACCTTGTCGAAGCTCGAGCTCCTTTCCAAGCTCTTGGCCGGAAAGCAGGTGGGAGCGAACTCGCCCGCGCTGGATCATTTGATCAAGAACATCGCCGGGAAAGTCACGGGAGACGGCCTGGCCGACCACTACCTGGCACGGCTCGCGCAAGAGGGGGCCACGGGAAGCTCCGCCGCCCTGATGTTGAAATCCGGCATCATCGGAACCGACATCAGCAGGAGCCCCGGCTCGATTCTGGCCAAGCTGGCGGAAATATCCGATCCCGCGGTCAAAGCTGGCGTGGAGAGAATCGCCCTGAAGAACCTGGAACTCCTCAATCCGGATTCGGCCATCGATTACTTCTTCAGCAGTGCCTCCGTCTGCACCCGGGCCCCGGATCTCCTCGCGAGCCTGTTCGGGAACGACTTCCATCTCCGGCAGGACGAGGTTCTCAGGCGGATCGCCGATGCCGCGCCAGGAGCCCACCGCGATTGGGCCATCTGCGAGGTTGTTGGGAAGATCCCTCAGGACAATCCGGATTTGGCAAACTACTGGGTTTCCCAGATTCAAGACCCATTGGTCCGGAAGGAGGCGATGGAGAACGTTAGAAGCGCCGCATCACGGCCGCGGACCACCAAACCCAAGGACGCCTCTCCTTCGGACTTCCCGCCCGGCCTCTGAGGCTGAGGCTTGGGCGGCCATCCCGTTTTCGCAAAGCCATCAGATTCCCGATTATGGTCCGGCGATTCGCTCTTCCTTTCCTGCTCCTCGCCTCAGTGGCTGCCATCCTGATGCTCCAAGCTTCGCGGCAAGGTGGTCCCGAGGTCAAAGACGCCCCAGACCCCCGGTTAAGCAAACCGGAAACTGCCAGTTCATCTCCCATCGGTGGAAGAGTGGAGGCGCCCCTGACGCGGAGGGTGGAGACCCCCGGCTTCGGAAACCTGTCTTCCACGGCAAAAACCGAAAATCTCCGGAAGCGCTTCACTTCCCTGCGATCGGATCTCGCGACGAGCGCCGATCCCGCATCGATCCTCACGGATCTCTGGAGGGACCTCAAAGGACTGGATGCCTTCGGTCAGATGGCATTCAGATCCGTGGTGGAAAATGAATTGGCGAAGTTGGACGACGGTTCTCCTGCCAAATTCGAATGGCTGGCATCGATCTATCCCAAGATAGCGTCAAGTCTCGAGGCCAATTCCTACGATGGGCAGACGTCACGCCAGCACCTCTTCGACATGCTGGTCGCCAATGCAGCCAATGCGGGGATCGATCCTTATCAAGAAGCGCTCAAAATCCAAGACCCCGATGCGAGAGATGCTCTCGTATGCGGAGTCCTGCCGGAAAAAATCATTACCCCTGATGACCTGAGCAGGTATCAAGGAATCATTGACGCGCTTCCTGCAGGTTCAAAAACCAAAACTTACCAAGGGATATTGGATAATTCGGTCTTTGACGATGCATATCGCTCCGTTGCAATTGACGTTTATCTCCAGGGGCTGGGGAGCACGGGGCTGCAAAGCAATGTCGCATCCCATTGGTTCGCCGATGTCGATTGGTTTTCGAAAAAATCCGGTGAGGTTTCACAAATCATCGAAAGATCGAAAGCTGGCCCACGCCGGGATCTCCTGTTGGAGAAAATGGCGATGTTGATTGTCCGAAGCGATCCCGATGCCGCGAGGCAATGGGTGGGCTTGATTTCGGATCCAACCACCGCTTCCCGAGTGAAGTCTCAACTTCCGCAGTGATCGCCGCGTGGCACGGTATGGCTGCCGGTGCAGTCGTTCACAAATGCCCGCCGGGAAGGGGACATTTTCGGCCATAACACCGATTTCCGTTAGATGTGAATTACGCATCATACGTATATTCCCTGGAAAGGAGGAGATGATTCGCCAATTTTCTTGCCGCCCCAACAGATGGTCCCTAAAGCCTCGGACGCTACCGACGCACTCTTATGTCTTCTGAATCACGCCGTAATTTCGTCAAGAAATCCCTCGTCGCATCCATTCTCGCCGCCCAGCCGACCATCATGGCGGGCTTGGTGAGGGCCAGCGGCGGCGGGGATGAAACCACCACCGCCCCCGAAACCACCGTCGATCCGTGGGAGACCACCGCGAACACGACGGCAGATCCGTGGGAGACCACCGCGAACACGACAGCAGATCCGTGGGAGACCACCGGTCCCGTCACGACCGAGGAGAACACTAACACGACCGTGGACCAGTGGGAAACCACCGTCGGCCCAACGGAAGCCACCACCGAGCAGACCACGGATTACACGGAGACCACGCACACCACCGAATTTATCGCCGATCTGATATCCATCACGAGGGATCTCCAAGCCTATGATATTGAGGGGGACGTGTGCGATAATGAGGCGGATGCCTTGAAAACGTTCCAGGAAGCCTGGGAGGTGTTTGTAACGAGTCGGAGCAAGGGTAACAACCCCACTGGCACCTATGCCGACGTCACGGGGCTTACCAAAAATGTCACGATCACCGTGAGTGGCTCGAATTCGACATCCGCCCCCCAGCCTGTTGCCAACCTCCCGTCAGGAAAATTCCAATACCACCTCAATTTGGGGGCGGTCAAGGTGACCACCACCTTCTACGATGTTGGAAATCGGCAGACTTACGTCATGCCCTGATTTCCGGGGTCGATTTCCACTTGCGAAACAGGGGGGATTTGAGGTTGGTTGAAGCCTCCCGAATCCCTTCCGTTTTGCCCAACCTCTTTCCTGGTGATCTCGAAATCGTCGAAGACGTCCATTGCCGTAGCCGCCATTCTCGTGGTGTGCAGCGCGGTGTTTGTGGGTTTCAAAGGATCACCAGGCAGGGACGGGGAGTCCGGGCTCCAGCCGCAGAACCGCTCTCGATCATCCAGTCATGACGCTGAAGGTTCGAACATTGCGAACCGGCCTCCTAGGCCACGTTTGGATCGAAAGAGCTCTGGTTTCAGCGCCACCTTCGAGGCTGAGAGAAATCGTATCGCCGGGCTGGAGTTTCCCGGTGAAATAGCTGGCTTACGGTCTGTCTTCGAAGAGGAGATTGCGGAAATTCTCCGCTATCCTCCTTTGGAGCAAAAGATACTTTGGAAGGACTTCAGGAAGAGGCTGGGTGATTGGATCATATCCGGCGGAGGCGCTTCCCCCGAAAGGACCATGCTTTGCTTGAAAGGTATTTCGGATTCCCTCGGGAGAGACGATGTGGTCGTGGGTGGGGTGGTGGTGTGGAAGGATTTGCTTGAGGATGTAACAAGGGGCATTTCATTTCAAAATCAGTCGGATTCCTATCTGCGGTTTCTGGAAAAGCTGGACGGTGGCGACCGGCCGAAATGGGTTGATTCCATTCAAGGCTCGGTCTTGGGAAGGATGCTGAGCCGGGATTCCACAACGGCTTTGGAAAGCATGAAAGGGATCGATAATATGGCGGTCCGAGCGGAGGCGGAGAAGCTTCCGCTGCAAAATATGGCACGCGTCAACCCGGATGCGGCATCGGCCTTTTATCTGAGTTCAGAATCCTTTTGCGCCCGGGACGCCGAGACCATCCATGCGCTTTTCCCGACTGTGAATGGAGCGGTTTCAGAAAGAACCATCGGTTACATAAGTTCGGCGCCGCCGAGCATTCGGCGCGATTGGCTGGTTTGTCAGGTTGTTCAAGATGTTGCGATCCGTGATCCGGATGCGGCTTTGGCGTATTTGGATTGGATCGGGGATGAGGGTGTGAAAAAAGATGCTGCCGCCATTGTGGCTCGGGAGCGAAAGCTTGGTAGGAGTGAGTGATGGGGTTCGGTTTGATATTTATCTTGCCGGTGCTCCTCCCAGCCGGGGAAAGCCGGATGTCCTTTGGAGACCTGGATTTTCATTCAATGTCCCGAAAGGCCTGCTTTCTAATCCTCTGAAGAAATGGATTCCAATGAATTGAATCCCGAACCTCGCTTCATCGCCGTATTTAACATGGATTCGAATGTGAATCGCAATGGGTTCGGGTTTTCTGATTTGGCATTGTCGATGTGCGCCAGCGGTGCCGAAAGGCCGGTGTGTCTATTGGAAAATGGCCGGAAGCGGGATTGCGAACAAGGGGTGATGATGGGGTGGCGCAATTGGAATTTTGTTTGAGCAAACACGAGCATAAATGATCAAGATCGTTCTTTCCTCCGACCAACGCGGTCTTCCCTACAACGCGACGCTGATCGGCAGCGTGTTGCGACGGACCACTGCCAATGTCCACGTGCGTTTCTATACCCGCGGCTACCGCCGCGAGTCGTTCACGAGCGGCCGTCTGAAGGTGGATTTCATCGAAACGGACGAGGCGGTGACGGGCCGCTACCCGGGCCACGTGAACCTGGCGGTGTTCGACCGCCTGCGTGTGATCCGGGATTTCGATGACTGGGACCGTTGCCTGATCCTGGATCATGACATGGCGGTGTTGTGCGACCTTGCGCCGTACTTCGCGGAGGATTTCGAGGGCAACCTGCTGATGGGCCGTCTGTTCGGGCCGGGGAATACCCTGGGCCTGCAGATGAAGTCCCGCGGCGGACTGCCGGAGGACTGGCAGCACTGCGAGGACCACCCCTATTTCTACATGGGGCCGATGATGAACCTCGCCGCGATGCGGGAGGCCGGCACCTGGGAAAAACTGCTGGCGGCCCACGAGGCGATCGGCCAGGACGAACAGCTTTCCCTGACAGCTGCCACGGATGGCCGGGTGAAGGGCGTCGACAAGAAATACAACCTGGTCCCGCAATGGGACGGCCTGGAGTCCGTGGCCGCGCGCGCCGCGAAATCGGGTTCCGAGGTGTATGTGGAAAACGGCATCACCTGGCGGAACGGGGTTCCGGAGGGGATCATCCACTGGACCGGTTTCGGCAAGCCATGGCACTACAAGACGCGGGTCTGGCGCGCGGATCTGTGGGAGGCGGAGAAGACCTCGTGGGAGCACCTGCGGATGGGGTTGTGGGACAAGCCGGTGTCCGTGGAAGTGGGTGCGACGAACGGCCACGCGATGCGGGCCTTGGCGAGGCGCGGTTGGAAGGTGAAGGCCGTGGGGCCGAAGTTCGATCTCGCCGCGGACCGCTACCATGTCCCGTATGGCGACCTGGAGCTGGTGGAAGCTCCTGAGGAAGCAGCCCCGGCCTTGCTGGGCACGCTGGGAGATGGTGTGGACATGTTCCGTTTCGGGCCGGATTCCCAGCCTTCCGGCTGGCTGGCGGGTGACACGATTCGCCCGAAGCATTGTGTCCTCAGCGGCCCGATGGAGGCCGGGGAGGTGGCCAAGCTCCGGGATTTCGGTTACCGTGCCGAGTTCCGCATCGCGCGCCGCGAGTGGCCGCAGGGTGGGCCTCACCCGAAGGTGTTGGAGTATGCGCTGGCCCCGGAGGCGCTGGCGGTGGGCGAGGAGGAGGAGCTGTATCTTTCCCGGGATCTGGAGGCGGCCCTGCCGTTGGAGCGTTGGGGACGTCCCGCGACGCTCGTTGAAACGGAGGCCCCGGAACTGGCGGAGGATCTGGTGGCATTTCTCGAATCCGATTGGATCAGCCGTTTGGCCGCGCCTTCGTTCATCTTCTGCGCCGGCTCGCCGGCGGTGACCGTGCGGTTGGCAGGCCGTTTCCCGGGCGCGCGGATCGCCGCGGTTTCGGATTCGGCCCGGATCGCCACCCGTTACAATGGGCATCCCCAGATCGAGCCGGTGCACGCGCCGGTGTCGCCGGGAGTGCCATGGTACGACCCAACGAAGCTGGATTTGGAGCCGATCGACCTGGTGGTGGCTGGCGATGGCGCGCGGCTGCGCGACGGTTGCCAGTCGCTGGGGCCGTGGTTGAAGCCAGGTGCGATCGTGCTGCTGGACAGGATTTCCTTCACCGAGGAAAAGGATCCGCTGGAGCACTGGCGAAGCGGAGGCTGGAGTGAGATCGCGCGCGGGGAATCCTTCGTGGCGTTCCAACAGCAGCCCTCCGGCCCGCGGGTGGTGCCGGGGTGGGATGTTTCCGCGCCCACCCGGGCGATGGCGGATCTGGCGGAGCGCTTTTATCTCATCGCGACTCCGGAGCAGGCGGCGTCCACCGTTTCCTCCACGGCCATGCTGTGGCCCGGTGTGCCGTGCGAGACGATCCTGCAGGAAACACCCGCCGATGCGGAGATCCGCTGGCAGGAGATGAAGGGGATGGAGGCGCACGGTAGCCCCGGCAACCTGCGAACGGGCTATGTGCCCACCGCGGTGGGAGAAAAGCGCGCCGGCATCCGGGCCTTGGAGGCGTTCCTCGCCAGCGGCGCGGACACGGCTTTGATTTGCCTGAGCCGCTGCCAGTGGCGGGAGGATGCCGATGCGATCCTCGAGCGCGCTTCCCTGGAGCTGCCGGAGGATTGGGACCTGCTCTACTTGACGGCCAGCCCGCGCGCGCGGCACCAGCCATGGTCACCGCATCTCGTGCGGTTGCGTGGTGCCCGCCAGTGCACCGCCATCCTGTGGACACGCCGCGCCGCGGAACGCCTGTTGCCGGAGCTGGCGGCGGCGGACTGTGAATGGGATGTCTTCATGGAGCGCTCGCACGCCGCCGTGAATGCCTATTGTGTGATTCCCATGCCAGCTTCGCTTGACAGATGACATGTCGGGAAGTCAGACCATGTGCCGTTGTTTAAGTTGAATCTGGGTATGCAATTCCATCGTCCGTTTTTATTGTCCGGAGTTTGCGCGGTCGCCTTGGCGGGAGCGCTGTCCTCCTGCAAGTCGGAGAAGAAGGATGTGACATCCTTGTCCTCGGAGGGTGCCGTCAAGGATGGCGCGAAGAAACCCGAGCCGCCTCGAGACCCGGCGGTCGAGAAAGCCCGGGTGGCGTATCAGGATCTGGCGAAGCAATTCAAAGGAGAGGATCTCAACAACCGCCGGATCGTCTCTCTCCGTGAGTCGGTCCAGGGGCTGGACGAGCGCCAGACCCAGCAGCTTTTCGACACGGTGCTGCCGACCGCCGATCCCGGGGTGGTGCAGGCGGCAGCTTATGCGGCGGTGCCGAAGCTGCTCGCGGACCCGGCGCGCCTCTCCAGCGTGGAGGGCTGGATCCTCTCCACCGGCAATCCGGTGCTCCAGGACGCGCTGCTGAAGAATCTCGGCAGTTGGTTCGCGGAAAGCGGGAACGGTGGATTCAGGGAGTTGCTCGGCGGGATTTCCACGAACAGCGGCAAGGACAACCTGCTCTCCGGCTACTGCCTGAAACTGGCCGAGAAGGATCCCGAAGCCGCGGTGAAGGACTTCATCGCGCTGCAACGGAAGGCCGCCGATTTCAGCGAGCTGTCCAACATCGTGCGCCGGATGCCGGATGACGCTCCATTCGAGAAAGTCTCCGCACTGCTGCCAGGGGACAACAAGTCGATCGCGAAGGGCATCCGCATGGTGATGTTCGAGAAGTGGGCGGGCCATGCCCCGGAGAGCGCCGCCGCCTTCATCCTCGCGACGAAGGAGATCTCGCCCTCCCAGATGGAGGTCGTGGTGGCGAAGTGGATCGAGAAGTCCAAGGAGAAGGCCTACGCCTGGGTGGACGCCGCGGAGCCTTCCCCGGCGCGGGACTATGCGACGAAGGCCTTCATCCTCTACACCGCGAAGACCGATCCGAAGACCGCCTGGTCCGGCTGCGGGAACGTGGAGGACGCCGCCATTCGTGCCGAGGCGCAGAAGGCCGTCCTCGAAAAGTGGAAGAAGTCCGATCCTGCCGCCGCACAGGCCGCGCAGAAACAACTCCAAGCCGCCCAAGTGCCTCCGGCAGCGCCCGCCGCTCCGGCCGTCCCCGCAAAATAGATTTCGCCCGATGAGCTGGACCGATATTTTCCCCGTCCTGGATGACGACATGGTGGCGGAGTGCCAGGAGGGCATGACCGCCGAGGAACGCCGCGAGTTCGACACGTGGTTCGGCGTGAAGGAGATTTACCGCGCGCCCCGTGAGACCACGGTGCCGGAGGGCGGCCTCCCGCACGTGGTCAGTGCCACGCTGTTCTGGAAGCACGTGAATGCCGCCGATCCGGATCTCCCGACTCCCACCCGCGAGCTGGTGGTGGACGCGAAACGGCTGGGCCTGGTGAAGCGCTTCTCGCCGTGGGAAAGCTACATCGAGCCGCTGCAGGTCCACAGCCCCGCGGCGATGGAACTTCACCCGGACGTGCGCTTCCGGCTCTATCTGGCTGCGGACCTGGATTTCCTGATCCCGGACCTGAACGGGCTGGGCTGGGACGTGTATCTCATGGAGAGCCCCTCGCTGCGCTACAGCCCAGGCGGGTTCTGGCGTTTCCTGGCGCTGGAGGACGAGGGCACGCTGGTGACCGTGATCGACACGGACCGGATGAACGAGGTGTCCAACGAGATCGGCCGCACGCGGGCGATGGCGGACATGGGCCTGGGCCTCTGGCGCGTGCCCGGCTACTACAATTCCAGTTTGCAGAAGCAGGTGCGCTACCGCCCGATCCTGGGCGGCCACTTCGGCGCCCGCGGCGGCTATCCGGTGAAGGCGATGATCGAGGCCTTCATCTGGCACTCGCGCCGTGAAACCCTGCGGAAGACCGCGTTCATCCCGGGGCTGGGCGAGCGCCCGATCCAGTTCGCGCAGTGGCCGTCCTACGGTTTCGACGAGTGGTTCCAGCTCGCCGCGCTCTATCCGCGCCTGGTGTTCTCCGGAACGTGGACGTTCATTCCCGCGGACTGCCGCTCGCTCCTGCTGCCGGTGGACATCGAGTACGCGATGTGGGCCCACTCCGGCAGCGAGATCACCTATTGCTGAACGGACTTTCCCGCCGCTTCCGGCCCATCCGCCATGATTGAAATGTCGTCTCCCTCCGAATCCATGTCCGCGCCCCGGCCGGATGCCGCGGAGCTTGTCAACGGCCTGTGGATCGGCGGGGACCTGCCGCCGCTGGCGGTCCTGACGATCCGCTCCTACCAGGACCACGGATTCACCTTCCGGTTGTTCACCTATGGTGCGGTCACGAACGTGCCAGAGGGCACGATCGTGGGGGACGCGTCCACCATCCTCGCGGAGGAAGACCTCTACACGCATGCGAATGGCAGCCTGTCCCCGGCGGCGGATTGGTTCCGCTACCGGCTGCTGGCGAGGGAAGGGGGCATCTGGACGGACATGGACGTGGCCTGCCTGCGCCCGTTCGAGTTGCCCGATGTCTGGTTCGCGTTCCAAAGCAGCGATGTCGCCGCCGTGGGTCTGGTGAAATTCCCCGCCGGTCACAAGGTGCCGGTGTGGCTGGAGAAACTGGCGGAAGATCCGGCGGCGGCGATGCCCTGGGACTCCCCGGCGGAGACCGCCGCGAAACAGGCGCTGCTGGCCTCCACTCCGGACGTGGTCCGCAGGCGGATCGAGGTGAAATGGGGCATCGCCGGGCCAAGTGCCTTCACCCGTGCCGTCGGCCACTTCGGCCTCTGGGACACCGGGGCGGACGCGAAATGGATCTACCCGGTCCACTACACCATCTGGCGGCATGCGTTCAATGGACGGATCGGCACGGATGATCCGGTGCTCGCCGGGGCCTACGGGGTCCACCTGTGGGGAGAAATGCTGCGCCGCGATCCGGATGCCTTCGAGAACATGGATTCCCGCAGCCTGGTGGCCACGCTTCTGAAGCGCCACCGCTGCCCCGGCTTCGAAGCGCCACCGCCGCCACGGATTCTGGTGGGCATCTGCAGCGCCCGGAAGTATGGCGACAAGCGGCAGGCGGTGCGGGACACCTGGATGTCCCGCCCCATGCCCGGCATTGAATGTCTCTTCTTCGTCGGTCGAGGTGAGGAGCCGGTCGAAAGCGGGCCGGACCTGGTGGTCGTGGATGCGGACGATGGCTATGAGGCCTTGCCGGAAAAGGTGCTCGGTTTCTTCGACGAGGCGCTGAAGCACCGCGAGTTCGATTGGCTCTTCAAGTGCGATGATGACACCTACCTGGCCCTCGATCGCCTCGGCGAGCTGGTCGATGGCGAACACGACTTCGTCGGCAATGAGTTCCTCGAACGCCGTGGTTCGCCAAGCGGCGGGGCCGGCTACCTGCTGTCGCG comes from Luteolibacter sp. LG18 and encodes:
- a CDS encoding glycosyltransferase — encoded protein: MIKIVLSSDQRGLPYNATLIGSVLRRTTANVHVRFYTRGYRRESFTSGRLKVDFIETDEAVTGRYPGHVNLAVFDRLRVIRDFDDWDRCLILDHDMAVLCDLAPYFAEDFEGNLLMGRLFGPGNTLGLQMKSRGGLPEDWQHCEDHPYFYMGPMMNLAAMREAGTWEKLLAAHEAIGQDEQLSLTAATDGRVKGVDKKYNLVPQWDGLESVAARAAKSGSEVYVENGITWRNGVPEGIIHWTGFGKPWHYKTRVWRADLWEAEKTSWEHLRMGLWDKPVSVEVGATNGHAMRALARRGWKVKAVGPKFDLAADRYHVPYGDLELVEAPEEAAPALLGTLGDGVDMFRFGPDSQPSGWLAGDTIRPKHCVLSGPMEAGEVAKLRDFGYRAEFRIARREWPQGGPHPKVLEYALAPEALAVGEEEELYLSRDLEAALPLERWGRPATLVETEAPELAEDLVAFLESDWISRLAAPSFIFCAGSPAVTVRLAGRFPGARIAAVSDSARIATRYNGHPQIEPVHAPVSPGVPWYDPTKLDLEPIDLVVAGDGARLRDGCQSLGPWLKPGAIVLLDRISFTEEKDPLEHWRSGGWSEIARGESFVAFQQQPSGPRVVPGWDVSAPTRAMADLAERFYLIATPEQAASTVSSTAMLWPGVPCETILQETPADAEIRWQEMKGMEAHGSPGNLRTGYVPTAVGEKRAGIRALEAFLASGADTALICLSRCQWREDADAILERASLELPEDWDLLYLTASPRARHQPWSPHLVRLRGARQCTAILWTRRAAERLLPELAAADCEWDVFMERSHAAVNAYCVIPMPASLDR
- a CDS encoding glycosyltransferase, producing MSAPRPDAAELVNGLWIGGDLPPLAVLTIRSYQDHGFTFRLFTYGAVTNVPEGTIVGDASTILAEEDLYTHANGSLSPAADWFRYRLLAREGGIWTDMDVACLRPFELPDVWFAFQSSDVAAVGLVKFPAGHKVPVWLEKLAEDPAAAMPWDSPAETAAKQALLASTPDVVRRRIEVKWGIAGPSAFTRAVGHFGLWDTGADAKWIYPVHYTIWRHAFNGRIGTDDPVLAGAYGVHLWGEMLRRDPDAFENMDSRSLVATLLKRHRCPGFEAPPPPRILVGICSARKYGDKRQAVRDTWMSRPMPGIECLFFVGRGEEPVESGPDLVVVDADDGYEALPEKVLGFFDEALKHREFDWLFKCDDDTYLALDRLGELVDGEHDFVGNEFLERRGSPSGGAGYLLSRELVQKLSDDTGLALSGPEDVIIGEAAMGYGAKARATTRLCWNRERYPQPKNDVITSHWCSPERLDAIHQFLHGSPEREFQVFHRHWNDHLALYENGFFNRLRSGCGGRWREDEPGHLVLEWFQWPAERVTRSGQGYRNEAMYLHPMRGQRTNRDASGTGVRKIDLRSLPVVVTSGWRFEQRREEIASMLADHGFQPPRFFTSELRAGAGRNWSSITFNHLAAVSSQPPPFILLEDDARPTRWFGSVIEVPEDASAVWLGVTEYGMDGTVPKAGAARLTGHPRCPRVENMLGTHAILFLDTDFTEAVRDELLQTLRTSPQTPHDRITAAMQERWNVHGVNPPLFFQDDGHVPCVTNAELEVVP